A single window of Bordetella genomosp. 11 DNA harbors:
- the purN gene encoding phosphoribosylglycinamide formyltransferase: MQALVQACRRENWPADISAVIASRPDAAGLQWAREAGIPAASVYHRDFPGREAFDAALAEEIDRHRPDYVILAGFMRVLTPGFVSRYAGRLVNIHPSLLPAFPGLHTHGQALATGVQVHGCTVHFVTPLLDHGPIIAQACVPVLSGDTPESLAERVLGMEHQMFPAAVRWLVEGRVSLTADHRVQVEGEPSRLFIGSAGDTAGT, translated from the coding sequence ATGCAGGCCCTGGTCCAGGCCTGCCGCCGCGAGAACTGGCCGGCCGATATTTCCGCGGTCATCGCCAGCCGGCCCGATGCGGCTGGCCTGCAATGGGCCCGCGAAGCCGGCATCCCGGCTGCATCCGTGTATCACCGCGATTTCCCCGGGCGCGAGGCGTTCGACGCCGCCCTGGCCGAGGAGATCGACCGCCATCGGCCCGATTACGTGATCCTGGCGGGATTCATGCGCGTGCTCACGCCCGGCTTCGTCAGCCGCTATGCGGGCCGCCTGGTCAATATCCATCCGTCCTTGCTGCCGGCGTTTCCCGGCCTGCACACCCATGGCCAGGCATTGGCTACGGGGGTACAGGTGCATGGCTGCACCGTCCATTTCGTCACGCCCCTGCTCGATCATGGGCCCATCATCGCGCAGGCCTGCGTGCCTGTGCTAAGCGGCGATACGCCGGAAAGCCTCGCCGAGCGCGTCCTGGGCATGGAGCACCAAATGTTTCCCGCGGCGGTGCGCTGGCTCGTGGAGGGGCGTGTCAGCCTGACGGCGGACCATCGCGTCCAGGTAGAGGGCGAGCCGTCGCGCCTGTTCATAGGGTCCGCCGGCGATACCGCCGGAACGTAA